Within the Miscanthus floridulus cultivar M001 chromosome 2, ASM1932011v1, whole genome shotgun sequence genome, the region cacTTACAATATTAAAAAATGCAATCAAATATGTTTTAATGGTGTATCTGATAAATCTTGTTTGATGCTTGTGTATTCTTTTATAAGTTTAGTTAAAGACTTAAAGTTAGagcaattcttttttttttttgatcagTACAATTTTGATGATGCACACGATCCACAAACTCCACAGGCACACATGCATGTGCATCCCTATATAAAAAAAGAGATTGAAAAGCTCTGTCGCCTCCCCTGCGTGGAAAACACAGTTTTATCGGCTTATTGGGTCTAGTCTCTTTGTACGAGAAACTAGACCGGTTATAAAAGTTTGTAGTCCTATACGGCACCAATAGAAGACGCGCCAACGCGCGATTACTTCATTTGGTTAAAGTAATTGAGCCGAAATCTCTCGCTCGGCCTCGATGACCACCGTTCCACCATCTTAAAACTTTCAAAAAAGAAAGTTCCATGAGCTTATTATTGGCATTTCGTACCGCATCCCCTTGTGACCACAGGTACGAACCTCACCGTCCCTGTTTCAAACAATTGCTACTTCGGGCGCCCTCCGCAGAACCGAGGCGAACGGGGAACAGGGACCCCCAAAACAATTTCAAACCTCGCGTCGGCTGCCGCCGAGCCCATTTCAAACCAAGAAAACCCCCAAGCGCAAGCGCACCGAGGAAGCAGCCAGCGGTGGTCCCTTTCCCCACTCCAGTCTCCAGACCTCCACTCCAAAGCGGAGCAGCGAGCAAACCCAAGCACCCGCCCAATCCGATTCCGTCCTTCTCATCCCGCCCGGCCTCCGCGGAGAGATCTGGCGGCGGCCATGCCACTGGACGACGGCGCGGCGGCGATGGTGGCGGGGGACTTCGCGCTGCCGGACGAGCTCCTGGCGGCGCTGCCGCGGGACCCCTACGAGCAGCTGGATCTGGCGCGCCGCATCACCGCGCTGGCGGTGGCGGGGCGGGTGTCCGGGCTGGAGCGGGAGGCGGGGCGCCTGCGGGCGGAGGCCGCGGCCAAGGACCGCGAGAACGCCGAGCTCCGGGAGCGGGTGGCGCTGCTCGACACCGCGCTGCAGGAGACCAACGCCACGCTCCGCGCCGCGCTCGAGGACAATGTGGGTCGTGGCGTGCCCGGTGCTGCTGGCCCCGCTCAATCTGTTCGCATTTGGCTTCTGCGTGCGTTTGGGTTTCTGAACTTGGTGCTTGCAACGTTGTGGGTGCAGATTAAGCTCAGCAAGGAGCGGGACTCGCTGGCGCAGACGTCCAAGAAGCTAGCACGCGACCTGCAGAAGGTTCCCCCCGTCGACCTATCCTTCTCCTTGAGCATACATATTTGTAGGTGTAGTGCTGTGTTACTGTGTAGCTAGGATTGAAAATTCACGTATATTAGGAAAGTTATTAACCAAAGAGATTTGAACGGTTGGGTAAGGGGAACAATTGGACAATCTATTTGGACCATTTATTAGTACAGTATACATTTTGAGATCACCATGAGTGAGCTGGGTTGTCATTTCTTAGGCTGCAAGTGCCACTGATATTCATGAGAAGGATGTTATTCAGATGTTCAGTATCATCATAAGTAAACAAATCGTAGCAAATCAAGGATGTTTTCATTGATCTGTAGCCACTGTAAATGGCAAGTAAAAAGTGGAAAACAACTGGGATTCAACCAATCCACACCCACGATCATTGGCTTATATGGGCCCCAACAATAAGGCACATCAGGGACACAATCTTTATTTACCACATGTGGGCCGCTTCATGTTCCCAATGCACGGTTTCTAAATATGATTCTTACAACTGATTAGTTTTCTTGCATAGCTGATTGAACTTTCCTTTTTTTTCCCATGAATATATCTCTGTTCCTTGGATGCCTTTTGTTTAATCTCTCTCTTTCCTTACACGAACGTGCATAAATATCTCTGATTAGATCATCCTCTTGATTGATTTCCTTATATagctttgtttatttttgcaatTGATTTCCTTATATAGCTGATGGACTTCATTCGCTGCTAGTGCGCAATAAGAGTGAAACAAATCTAAggagtgaaacaaattttgcctCTTTTTTCTCTCTTCCTTATTTGAAGGACAAAAATGAACTTTTTTCTTATGCTCTATAAGGAGCAAGCCAAATGGCATTTCAGATTATCAGCCACACTTGTCTATCTTTTCGTGCAGCTTGGGGTGGTCATCTGTTGTTGGTCTTTGTCTTTTCCCTTTGTGTCTTGTAATAAAATTTATGTCAAGATTCTTGCCGTCctttcaaaagaaaaagaaaatccactCTCTCTTTCCCTAACCTTTTTATTTGACAACATACTGATATATTTTCTCTATTCTCAGCTGGAGTCATTCAAGAGGCATCTGATGCAGTCATTGCGTGATGATAGTTCATCAGTATGTTCATCTATGTACCCAGTATATCATGCTATTTATTTGTGTTTGCTAATTTATTGCGAGGGTTGAGGTTGACTGTTCACCCTTAATTGTTTGCTGAATCCTTCTCAAGCAGCCACAGGAAACAGTCGACATTACAACTTGTGATCAGTCAATAGCATCAAAAGCATCGTCCAGTGGAGGTTAGATGTACTTGAAAAATTTTCATTTCTATTGATCACCAAAAGTATCCAACACTTCCTATAAAAAGTATCCAACACTGATCCGTAACTAATATTTTGTTTTGAATGCTGAAGATGGTGGATCTGTCAGCCACCCTACAACAAATGTATTTAGGGAATCTTTGGATGCTGGAAGCACAAACCGAGATGGTATTGTTAGCTTATCATTTGTTATTCATCTTGATATCCATCAGGATGGCAACATAAGTTTCAACCGTTTGCTGTGTTGAAAAAATCTATTAGGTACTGCAACAAGACCTCCGATCCAAAAATATGCCCTCTCATCGCACATCACTCCTCGCCTTACCCCAGAGGCCACTCCTAAAATAATGTCCACTTCTGCTTCTCCAAGGCGAATGTCTACCACAGCAACACCGAAGTTGATGTCTGGTGCTACCTCACCAACAAAATCTCGAATTGAAGCTCACATGTCAATGACACCATGGTATCCATCAAGCAAGCAATCCTCCGCAGCTAACTCACCTCCACGAGGACGTTCAAACCCAGGTTTGTAAAGTTGTATTTCCATTTGGAACtacaatggccctgttcgctggttggttttagccagggcttatcagccatgatacagtgtttttctctcacaacaaaccagcactagtcgggcttatcagcccagaaaccaaccaacgaacaggctgaatgttaCATGGATAGAATAAATACAGCTGATGCTGGGTTTTTCAGGTCGCACTCCTCGAATTGATGGAAAGGAATTTTTTCGTCAAGCCAGGTCTGTTGATGTCTGAACCTCTTTTCTAAACCATCATTGAATTAGATGGAT harbors:
- the LOC136538496 gene encoding uncharacterized protein At4g15545-like isoform X4, which encodes MPLDDGAAAMVAGDFALPDELLAALPRDPYEQLDLARRITALAVAGRVSGLEREAGRLRAEAAAKDRENAELRERVALLDTALQETNATLRAALEDNIKLSKERDSLAQTSKKLARDLQKLESFKRHLMQSLRDDSSSPQETVDITTCDQSIASKASSSGDGGSVSHPTTNVFRESLDAGSTNRDGTATRPPIQKYALSSHITPRLTPEATPKIMSTSASPRRMSTTATPKLMSGATSPTKSRIEAHMSMTPWYPSSKQSSAANSPPRGRSNPGRTPRIDGKEFFRQARSRLSYEQFGAFLANIKELNAHKQSREETLKKAEEIFGPDNKDLYLSFQGLLNRSMP
- the LOC136538496 gene encoding uncharacterized protein At4g15545-like isoform X1, producing MPLDDGAAAMVAGDFALPDELLAALPRDPYEQLDLARRITALAVAGRVSGLEREAGRLRAEAAAKDRENAELRERVALLDTALQETNATLRAALEDNVGRGVPGAAGPAQSVRIWLLRAFGFLNLVLATLWVQIKLSKERDSLAQTSKKLARDLQKLESFKRHLMQSLRDDSSSQPQETVDITTCDQSIASKASSSGDGGSVSHPTTNVFRESLDAGSTNRDGTATRPPIQKYALSSHITPRLTPEATPKIMSTSASPRRMSTTATPKLMSGATSPTKSRIEAHMSMTPWYPSSKQSSAANSPPRGRSNPGRTPRIDGKEFFRQARSRLSYEQFGAFLANIKELNAHKQSREETLKKAEEIFGPDNKDLYLSFQGLLNRSMP
- the LOC136538496 gene encoding uncharacterized protein At4g15545-like isoform X2, which codes for MPLDDGAAAMVAGDFALPDELLAALPRDPYEQLDLARRITALAVAGRVSGLEREAGRLRAEAAAKDRENAELRERVALLDTALQETNATLRAALEDNVGRGVPGAAGPAQSVRIWLLRAFGFLNLVLATLWVQIKLSKERDSLAQTSKKLARDLQKLESFKRHLMQSLRDDSSSPQETVDITTCDQSIASKASSSGDGGSVSHPTTNVFRESLDAGSTNRDGTATRPPIQKYALSSHITPRLTPEATPKIMSTSASPRRMSTTATPKLMSGATSPTKSRIEAHMSMTPWYPSSKQSSAANSPPRGRSNPGRTPRIDGKEFFRQARSRLSYEQFGAFLANIKELNAHKQSREETLKKAEEIFGPDNKDLYLSFQGLLNRSMP
- the LOC136538496 gene encoding uncharacterized protein At4g15545-like isoform X3 — its product is MPLDDGAAAMVAGDFALPDELLAALPRDPYEQLDLARRITALAVAGRVSGLEREAGRLRAEAAAKDRENAELRERVALLDTALQETNATLRAALEDNIKLSKERDSLAQTSKKLARDLQKLESFKRHLMQSLRDDSSSQPQETVDITTCDQSIASKASSSGDGGSVSHPTTNVFRESLDAGSTNRDGTATRPPIQKYALSSHITPRLTPEATPKIMSTSASPRRMSTTATPKLMSGATSPTKSRIEAHMSMTPWYPSSKQSSAANSPPRGRSNPGRTPRIDGKEFFRQARSRLSYEQFGAFLANIKELNAHKQSREETLKKAEEIFGPDNKDLYLSFQGLLNRSMP